One genomic region from Methanocaldococcus fervens AG86 encodes:
- a CDS encoding chorismate mutase: MKKKLAEIRKKIDDIDNNILKLIAERNSLAKDVAEIKNQLGIPIDDPDREKYIYDRIRKLCKEHNVDENVGIKIFQILIEHNKALQKKYLEETQNKNKIFKQ, from the coding sequence ATGAAAAAGAAACTTGCTGAAATTAGGAAAAAAATTGATGACATAGATAACAACATATTAAAGTTGATTGCTGAAAGGAACAGCTTAGCTAAAGATGTAGCTGAGATAAAAAATCAACTAGGCATTCCTATAGATGACCCAGATAGAGAAAAATATATATACGATAGGATAAGAAAACTTTGTAAAGAACATAACGTTGATGAAAATGTTGGCATTAAAATATTTCAAATATTAATAGAGCATAATAAAGCTCTTCAAAAGAAATATCTTGAGGAAACACAAAAT